The Mus musculus strain C57BL/6J chromosome 2, GRCm38.p6 C57BL/6J genome has a window encoding:
- the Spint5 gene encoding serine protease inhibitor, Kunitz type 5 precursor, translated as MAGPGIRLALWLLTFAMSLSMLSSSLLYPAGVRSQLCESGHLGAKRIICNQPVKKGFCSFTFYRYYFNPESALCESFIFTGCGGNRNNFKTKYLCEVRCIHVEKD; from the exons ATGGCGGGTCCAGGGATTCGCCTTGCCCTGTGGCTTCTAACGTTTGCCATGTCCCTGTCAATGCTATCTAGTAGTTTGCTATATCCTGCAGGAGTCCGAAGTCAACTCTGCGAAAGCGGGCACCTTGGAG CGAAAAGAA TAATATGCAACCAACCGGTAAAGAAGGGCTTCTGCAGCTTCACTTTCTACAGATACTACTTCAACCCAGAATCGGCCCTATGTGAGTCCTTCATCTTCACTGGCTGCGGGGGCAACAGAAACAACTTTAAAACTAAATACCTCTGTGAAGTCCGTTGCATTCACGTAGAG AAGGACTAA